In Ignavibacteriales bacterium, the following proteins share a genomic window:
- a CDS encoding isoprenylcysteine carboxylmethyltransferase family protein — MKSFRERLFSLRSYTPIPFLLAMVIFAQPTAVTMAIGFVVVAIGEYIRFWGVAYAGSLTRVTGSVGAPEVIMAGPFARVRNPLYVGNLLTYVGIGIMSNALVPWLVLVAAIWFSFQYYQIVMAEEEFLEKEFGTAYVEFKRNVPRFIPRVSAYVNPIQSKQLANWKEAIHSERRTFQALSLVFVILIVLWYVR, encoded by the coding sequence TTGAAGTCTTTTCGAGAAAGATTGTTTTCATTGCGCAGCTATACGCCTATTCCATTCCTGTTGGCGATGGTTATCTTCGCTCAACCAACAGCAGTGACAATGGCGATTGGATTTGTCGTGGTGGCGATTGGTGAATATATTCGTTTTTGGGGTGTTGCATACGCCGGAAGTCTTACACGCGTCACCGGCAGTGTTGGTGCGCCGGAAGTAATTATGGCAGGACCATTCGCACGTGTTCGCAATCCGCTGTACGTTGGCAATTTACTCACGTATGTCGGTATCGGCATTATGTCAAATGCACTCGTACCGTGGCTCGTACTAGTCGCGGCAATATGGTTCAGCTTTCAGTATTATCAAATTGTGATGGCGGAAGAAGAATTTTTAGAAAAAGAATTTGGTACAGCATATGTAGAATTCAAACGAAACGTTCCGCGTTTTATTCCGCGCGTGTCGGCGTACGTTAATCCGATTCAGTCAAAACAATTGGCGAACTGGAAAGAAGCGATACACTCCGAGCGGCGAACGTTTCAAGCATTGAGTTTGGTATTTGTTATTCTCATTGTTCTTTGGTATGTGAGGTAG